A single window of Paenibacillus urinalis DNA harbors:
- a CDS encoding discoidin domain-containing protein: MRYSYFFNEEKSHRIDYSFEVQSYRARNNGDIELVFIARVTEFIDNTQARTESKTGTFVFPAGNSSHDVDLQRIRIAEQNKWVFHVKNNKNASQDVIVGLISKTAAANPLGEDIYHDTPSYKAELKANNLAVLEQEYQPPVLTQTLVYTTFATPEYPIGFSSETAEYNSQRLMYQLKGFEQILPQEIDAYTAFSVEMNIAPRNVVPKGNSIFWINIDGVGRFDFQKENMVYVNEGDDYNNAIKIPLETRLTPDLFYYNNAFVPASKLTISGNGTGKLTITYFNKQFIVDYNAGQTIQFVNLIAQEAEINAMAFKTMAAATDIDLTEGSEVFSGGDRLGIAGEWDAKNAIDNNETTAWGSVQAGNVDGLAWIGFDLKVPTGLRNITFKQSEDCGVDLIDIETSEDGNTWTYVESVSTHSQPLVSIDLSVNAIARYWRLVAASPIVSFPDTGEAWEARMVDQSWIIHEVEMYQALEESLPAPSDLQAIIQEDNTVKLTWTYDGPDATFRIYNRGVFLGIEVEGVNEAILSNLIEDKEYSIQVTAKSGSIVSPSSEPVTFTLDDPQIEWGNRIPVYLDNLVIKFYK; encoded by the coding sequence TTGAGATACTCTTACTTCTTTAATGAAGAAAAGTCACACCGCATTGATTACTCATTCGAAGTCCAAAGCTATCGAGCTAGAAATAATGGAGACATTGAATTAGTCTTTATTGCTCGTGTAACTGAGTTCATTGATAACACACAAGCTCGAACAGAATCAAAGACAGGCACTTTCGTATTTCCTGCCGGTAATTCAAGTCATGACGTTGATCTGCAGCGCATCCGAATTGCTGAGCAAAACAAATGGGTCTTCCATGTGAAAAACAATAAGAATGCCTCTCAAGATGTGATTGTAGGGCTAATTAGTAAGACGGCTGCTGCCAACCCATTAGGAGAAGACATTTACCATGATACTCCAAGCTATAAGGCAGAGCTGAAAGCAAACAACTTGGCCGTCCTTGAACAGGAGTATCAGCCGCCAGTGCTCACACAAACGCTTGTGTATACAACGTTTGCTACACCTGAGTACCCGATTGGCTTTAGCTCCGAAACGGCTGAATATAATAGTCAGCGCTTAATGTATCAGTTGAAAGGATTCGAACAGATCCTCCCGCAGGAAATCGATGCTTATACTGCTTTCTCTGTTGAGATGAACATTGCTCCGCGCAATGTAGTTCCTAAAGGAAATTCAATCTTCTGGATAAATATTGATGGCGTCGGTCGCTTTGACTTCCAAAAAGAGAACATGGTGTATGTGAACGAAGGGGATGATTACAACAATGCTATTAAGATCCCTCTGGAAACAAGACTTACTCCAGATTTGTTCTATTATAATAATGCATTTGTTCCTGCATCGAAGCTTACAATCTCCGGCAACGGCACTGGCAAGCTCACGATCACTTATTTTAACAAGCAATTTATCGTGGATTACAATGCCGGCCAAACAATTCAGTTCGTCAACCTGATTGCACAGGAAGCCGAAATTAACGCTATGGCATTTAAAACGATGGCAGCTGCGACAGATATCGATCTAACTGAAGGATCTGAAGTGTTCAGCGGCGGGGATCGACTTGGCATTGCTGGTGAATGGGATGCCAAGAATGCAATTGATAACAATGAAACTACAGCTTGGGGATCAGTGCAAGCCGGTAACGTAGACGGTCTGGCATGGATTGGTTTTGATCTAAAGGTGCCAACCGGACTGCGGAACATTACATTTAAGCAGTCAGAGGATTGTGGGGTAGACCTTATAGATATCGAAACATCTGAAGATGGCAACACATGGACTTATGTTGAATCTGTCAGCACCCACAGTCAGCCACTTGTATCTATCGATCTAAGCGTCAATGCCATAGCAAGATACTGGCGCTTAGTAGCTGCCTCACCGATCGTCAGCTTCCCTGATACCGGGGAAGCTTGGGAAGCGCGCATGGTGGATCAATCCTGGATCATTCATGAAGTTGAAATGTATCAGGCGCTAGAAGAGTCACTTCCGGCTCCAAGCGACCTGCAGGCAATTATCCAAGAGGATAACACCGTCAAGCTCACATGGACTTATGATGGTCCAGATGCTACCTTCCGTATTTATAACCGTGGAGTATTCCTTGGGATAGAAGTGGAAGGAGTTAATGAGGCGATTCTTTCTAATCTGATTGAGGACAAAGAATACAGCATTCAGGTTACAGCAAAATCAGGATCTATCGTATCTCCATCCAGTGAGCCTGTTACTTTTACATTGGATGATCCCCAAATTGAATGGGGAAATCGTATTCCGGTTTACCTCGATAACCTGGTCATTAAATTCTACAAATAA
- a CDS encoding DnaB-like helicase C-terminal domain-containing protein, translating to MSNTQPGQFSFTDIMHQVERQMQQDPNAFGFEPEMRKKVIVTNVEGILGRPLNRIEEKMLRNIMNMDAHSWARGKNGGLISGLQSFDDAFEGGAQPGLILFAAAPNVGKSAYMLQVCKGISERNEKVYVSYHSLDDANNDLMPRYIANDQQITIGQAKSPAKYEDDEEIINKRNEGIKNLYRRVDRFGMFDSNDMTSVEAIEEHIKDIKMTMPEGTRIVIAIDSFNDLTVESKTFSNNDDKTAHVSKTIKGWATRFDVVVMCTAHLRKTNGKRPIEDDLKDTITLRYEATMVCLMYNEVGIKEENAEIYWVDEDEDLKMPVVEVKFAKNKHASMKSTKFFNFIPDYSLFIQAEDEAQRRFASKIYQN from the coding sequence ATGAGCAATACACAGCCAGGACAATTTAGTTTTACGGACATCATGCATCAAGTTGAAAGACAAATGCAGCAAGATCCAAATGCATTCGGCTTTGAGCCCGAAATGAGAAAAAAGGTTATTGTTACAAATGTCGAGGGAATACTTGGTCGTCCGTTAAACAGAATCGAAGAAAAGATGCTCCGCAATATCATGAATATGGATGCTCACTCATGGGCCAGAGGGAAAAACGGGGGATTAATTTCAGGGTTGCAATCATTCGATGACGCCTTTGAAGGCGGGGCTCAGCCTGGGCTTATCTTATTTGCCGCTGCACCAAACGTCGGTAAATCCGCCTACATGCTTCAAGTATGTAAAGGAATATCAGAGAGAAATGAAAAGGTCTATGTTTCGTATCATTCGCTTGATGATGCCAATAACGATCTTATGCCGCGCTATATTGCCAACGATCAACAAATCACGATCGGCCAAGCAAAGTCGCCAGCTAAGTATGAAGACGATGAAGAGATTATCAATAAGCGTAATGAAGGAATCAAGAACCTGTATCGCAGAGTAGACCGCTTCGGCATGTTCGATTCCAATGATATGACCAGCGTTGAAGCCATTGAAGAGCACATCAAGGATATTAAGATGACGATGCCTGAAGGCACTCGAATCGTAATTGCAATTGACTCCTTCAATGACTTGACAGTAGAGAGCAAGACCTTCAGCAACAATGATGATAAGACGGCTCACGTATCTAAAACGATCAAAGGCTGGGCTACAAGATTTGATGTTGTCGTTATGTGTACAGCTCACTTGCGTAAAACGAACGGCAAGCGTCCGATAGAGGATGATCTGAAGGATACAATCACTCTTCGTTATGAAGCAACAATGGTCTGCCTTATGTACAACGAAGTCGGCATCAAGGAAGAGAATGCTGAAATCTATTGGGTCGATGAAGATGAAGACTTGAAGATGCCTGTCGTGGAAGTGAAGTTCGCTAAGAATAAGCACGCATCCATGAAGAGTACTAAGTTCTTTAATTTTATTCCCGATTACTCTCTGTTTATCCAAGCGGAAGATGAAGCTCAGCGCCGATTCGCCTCTAAGATTTATCAAAACTAA
- a CDS encoding primase C-terminal domain-containing protein gives MNEFQLFVECGADTNSEKFPFTRKHYMHPSETIKFRNYYNNIGVYETVMQYINPEFFQNEKGKWVLNARDALKWGDLYLDFDKPLETEEDYTKLKYDVHIAFRYLKHILSIEPDQINVFYSGHKGIHLTVSGHVLGLNPHVSLNQIYREIALDIAKYTLFGTMDTAIYDDKRMFRMVNSFNKKGGHYKIPITQQELRTCTLEQIKELAKEPRFLQPAPLVTSNRAKLSLDRYIQKWTERNIKAKEYQGKIRKLETLPPCIQTMLERTFKETVDERNNSGTALTSFYMQQGMERDEAMARMLIWGEENCMPRLNRRDIETIVNSVYNGQYRYGCEAFARLSGVCDKDKCPLFNKELNKKAEEEKKA, from the coding sequence GTGAATGAGTTCCAGCTTTTTGTGGAATGCGGAGCGGACACCAATTCGGAAAAGTTTCCATTTACACGAAAGCATTATATGCATCCTTCCGAGACCATCAAGTTTCGGAATTACTACAACAACATAGGCGTCTATGAGACTGTAATGCAATACATTAACCCTGAGTTCTTTCAAAATGAAAAAGGGAAATGGGTATTGAATGCAAGGGATGCTCTGAAATGGGGCGATCTTTATCTGGACTTTGATAAGCCATTAGAGACAGAAGAGGATTACACCAAATTAAAGTATGACGTGCATATTGCCTTTCGTTATCTTAAGCATATTCTTTCAATCGAGCCTGATCAGATCAATGTATTTTATTCGGGACACAAAGGGATTCACTTGACTGTCAGCGGACATGTGCTTGGGCTAAATCCGCACGTATCCCTGAATCAAATCTACCGTGAGATTGCACTTGATATCGCGAAGTACACACTGTTTGGAACAATGGATACAGCAATATACGATGATAAGCGCATGTTTCGAATGGTCAACTCCTTCAATAAGAAGGGTGGTCATTATAAGATACCCATAACGCAGCAGGAGCTTCGCACTTGTACACTAGAACAAATTAAGGAACTGGCAAAAGAACCGAGATTCCTTCAACCTGCTCCACTGGTAACATCAAATAGAGCTAAGTTATCCCTTGATCGGTACATCCAAAAATGGACCGAACGGAATATAAAAGCAAAGGAATACCAAGGGAAGATTCGCAAGCTAGAAACTCTGCCGCCATGCATTCAGACCATGCTTGAGCGTACATTTAAAGAAACTGTGGACGAGCGTAATAACTCTGGGACTGCACTTACCAGCTTCTATATGCAGCAAGGAATGGAACGAGATGAAGCAATGGCGCGGATGCTCATATGGGGCGAAGAGAACTGCATGCCTCGATTGAACAGAAGAGATATCGAAACTATTGTGAACTCAGTTTATAACGGACAATACCGATACGGCTGTGAAGCTTTTGCTAGACTGAGCGGCGTATGCGATAAAGATAAATGTCCTCTCTTTAATAAAGAGTTGAATAAAAAAGCAGAGGAAGAGAAAAAGGCCTAA
- a CDS encoding phage holin family protein has translation MSRFELGKTLSLDNIASSSTAVWATIGGVFGSIVETVYGGGEERKFMIAIYAFFIFMDWISGIAASKKDGSYSSEYGINGVLRTLFILCFPAAANMLDYVLNTPGVIFYFVTTGLIFHTFNSLTANSVRAGWEKWIPNSIINFVQSEIENKSNRSSKNTEEK, from the coding sequence ATGAGTCGCTTTGAGCTCGGAAAAACACTTAGCTTAGATAATATAGCTTCTTCATCTACTGCAGTATGGGCAACAATAGGTGGAGTTTTCGGGTCGATCGTAGAAACCGTATACGGCGGCGGAGAAGAGCGGAAATTTATGATTGCCATCTATGCATTCTTTATCTTTATGGACTGGATCAGTGGGATCGCCGCTTCCAAGAAAGATGGAAGTTATTCTTCCGAATATGGTATCAATGGCGTACTGAGGACTTTATTCATACTTTGTTTTCCGGCAGCAGCCAACATGCTTGACTATGTATTAAACACGCCAGGCGTTATCTTCTATTTTGTAACGACGGGCTTGATCTTCCACACCTTCAACAGCTTAACGGCTAACTCTGTACGAGCTGGATGGGAGAAGTGGATTCCAAACAGCATCATTAACTTTGTTCAATCTGAGATTGAAAATAAATCTAATCGATCTTCCAAAAATACGGAAGAGAAATAG
- a CDS encoding discoidin domain-containing protein: protein MGIRQTQLSRTVEKIVRSYLQRGRYPSIQTITYHLGQWLREHTPGAPSFSPRKVLRKEKSDSESYNDNVTMIRQDIGDLYDATISQTIRIMNDFNFVETERAKISHELSMLSKKIDQLLLVSGAGSSYLDTVIEDFIDTSRMNTGNSTAAIDLNNGQITLKENQRQSNKVLLSGSQATFNALTPNVKQSAIETINNAFDDNINTAWWHVIKTTGPGTVKAELTIRLASVEEINEVEYIAHHGKPVLIQVEYSLDGSTFTPLPEKNNKQSVSNRAVWNFSQLKVKAIKFTYEKKDHDDNSAGMYNYYFGAKSISISKKSYLSEGTLITQPFVFSSDNINMVSLNASQDIPFGTAIDYEVALTNETTALDSLIWYPISPSEDTTPKYSKTVEFNARASKNIEFGQAEATQEVKNGMRVFRLLKDDKDGTLPESFDDIQNPILLRGINQWRRERSYIKFDGTIPLNSTWKSQYDNRPDSIRTNYQAIGNQLNLRRENGGKSDNFYRFTTCVYSEEARVEPLSLAVIQTVSGVRKRIGTYAVYVDGKRMVPSNEEVTLTLAAGWSEIQILFHWGDMQLRQDFTDGNLPNETLLGKFNFLLEKRVRADKDSLKIVDEHSLYYNISPNNRDYFAIYENQVVLNYLPSNCIFQLVYEVIDSSIQNNQVVVRASMRREESIPHITPKIMRLQLQAK from the coding sequence ATGGGCATCCGGCAGACACAGCTCTCACGCACAGTAGAGAAGATCGTAAGGTCCTATCTGCAGCGCGGAAGATATCCCAGTATTCAAACCATCACTTATCATCTAGGGCAATGGCTCCGGGAACATACTCCTGGAGCTCCGTCCTTTTCGCCTCGTAAGGTTCTCCGCAAAGAGAAGTCGGACAGCGAAAGCTACAATGATAATGTGACGATGATTAGACAGGACATTGGCGATTTGTATGACGCCACAATTAGTCAAACCATTCGAATTATGAATGACTTCAATTTTGTTGAAACAGAGCGAGCCAAGATCAGCCATGAACTATCTATGCTATCTAAGAAGATTGATCAGCTTCTCCTTGTGTCGGGGGCAGGAAGCAGCTACTTAGATACGGTTATTGAAGACTTCATTGACACAAGCCGGATGAACACCGGTAATAGCACGGCAGCCATTGATCTGAATAACGGTCAGATCACATTGAAAGAAAATCAAAGGCAGAGCAATAAAGTCTTATTATCAGGCTCTCAAGCAACCTTTAATGCACTTACGCCTAACGTAAAACAGTCTGCTATCGAAACGATCAACAATGCGTTCGATGACAACATCAATACAGCTTGGTGGCATGTAATTAAAACAACAGGACCAGGCACCGTAAAAGCAGAGCTGACGATCAGGCTGGCCAGTGTAGAAGAGATTAATGAAGTAGAGTATATTGCTCACCACGGCAAGCCCGTTTTGATCCAAGTAGAATACTCTCTTGATGGATCGACATTCACTCCGTTGCCTGAAAAGAATAATAAGCAATCTGTAAGTAATCGAGCGGTATGGAACTTCTCTCAGCTAAAGGTAAAGGCAATTAAGTTCACTTATGAGAAGAAGGATCATGATGATAATTCTGCCGGCATGTATAACTATTACTTCGGCGCAAAGAGCATTTCGATTTCAAAGAAAAGCTATCTCAGCGAAGGCACCTTAATTACGCAGCCATTTGTATTTAGTTCTGATAATATCAACATGGTTTCACTTAACGCCTCACAGGATATCCCGTTCGGGACAGCGATTGATTACGAAGTTGCGCTAACGAATGAAACGACTGCACTGGATAGCCTAATCTGGTATCCGATCAGCCCCTCTGAAGACACAACTCCTAAATATTCGAAGACGGTAGAGTTTAACGCTCGCGCATCGAAGAATATAGAGTTTGGACAAGCAGAAGCTACGCAGGAAGTAAAGAATGGCATGAGGGTATTTAGGCTCCTTAAAGATGACAAAGACGGCACCCTGCCGGAAAGCTTTGACGATATCCAGAATCCTATCCTGCTTCGCGGGATTAATCAGTGGAGAAGAGAGCGGTCTTATATTAAGTTTGACGGCACCATCCCGCTGAACAGCACATGGAAGTCGCAATATGATAACCGGCCAGATTCTATCCGTACTAACTATCAAGCCATCGGAAACCAATTAAATTTGCGCCGTGAGAATGGCGGCAAGTCCGATAACTTCTACCGCTTCACCACTTGCGTGTATAGCGAAGAAGCCAGAGTAGAACCATTATCCCTGGCTGTCATTCAGACTGTATCCGGCGTAAGAAAACGCATTGGAACATATGCAGTATATGTAGATGGTAAACGCATGGTACCGTCCAATGAAGAAGTAACTTTGACGCTGGCGGCAGGATGGAGTGAGATTCAAATCCTATTCCATTGGGGAGATATGCAGCTTCGGCAGGATTTTACAGATGGCAATCTGCCTAATGAAACCCTACTAGGCAAATTCAACTTCCTCTTGGAGAAACGGGTAAGGGCAGATAAGGATAGTCTTAAAATCGTGGACGAGCATTCGCTGTATTACAATATCTCCCCGAATAACAGAGACTACTTTGCGATTTATGAAAACCAAGTAGTTCTGAACTACCTGCCATCAAACTGCATTTTTCAATTGGTCTATGAAGTCATTGATAGTTCTATTCAGAATAATCAAGTCGTGGTGAGAGCTTCGATGAGGCGGGAAGAAAGCATTCCACACATCACACCGAAAATAATGCGTCTGCAGCTGCAAGCGAAGTGA